One Scomber scombrus chromosome 4, fScoSco1.1, whole genome shotgun sequence genomic region harbors:
- the lifra gene encoding LIF receptor subunit alpha a — protein MPRSSVSLNSKPNCSHVWLICFLLGLSTVCTHAKDVLTVPQQVSMSPNSYTQQLSISWLGGAASTFDLMILRTEFNETVFYETVPVTVNQVSGPHQYNWTSVEPLECTSLSIKIRSREGQTTSEWSNTEILQGSDLPSNEEFQMYPQDRVVPAGANTTFCCIVEEGMDFGAIHYGKGVLNVTRLSRRSYVTTAINQGSTKQSGTNVICYNDLMAKLIGAVVFVGYPPQPSDFVCETRDLTSAVCQWNEGRGTHLYGKRKTHYSLNKRKCTVSNLQQKKDCSATQWEDKWTLVAVNPLGQYSVTDSAEISHRVRPVAPDELTSVNHAWNATVMWQWKHSIYSSLPLFCQVELTSQEAKTTLNFSGEGLQSVVLSDLYPDEDYSVEIRCGAQQNFWKWGDWSETFSFKTAIDVPDAPDVWMYINRDNIGQIVWKPLTHKESHGQITGYEVTLWNPDENIQHTETVPPNTFTVPVNFTQTTTFGIDNQVIATVIAKNAAGESQSASVVLPLCVTDVDLLAVSRVVYMDRGFPIFWQSNDNATCGYVVEWHNALCTQDCHVEWIKVATGNTNISVESANFEPGVRYNISLYSCSSELLQRWQGYVQELVPSSPVRHLSVNQQDSDVVLSWEEIPLVDTRGFLLGYNIYISNGSQLTLLANLLDLGSRRYTVKGLSKDTYKFTVKAYTSAGEDTGATVFISLKPTDWLILEILASLGITALFLVIVTFICYKKRKWVKTAFYPDIPEPKLPGDWSRTTGPLDVKPSPHSMVRIVEKNDWDSSKEVLVVIPEEDEDEDGQGIGDEPVDTDEPTSLRYYNQVVDERPIRPRFPDSSDSSASSLDSARTDVTYTGIQTSGSSLVLQLDSQGSSEDHQPQADLSVSCGDRGGGYRPQMQPRATSDDLNLASPESFPEPQVASAGGYKPQRSWHLDSPVEAEESGGLAPSLGSPTSIASTQFLLPDGGSEEREEEKRQLSSSAATWFTNLLSSTKP, from the exons ATGCCTCGCTCTAGCGTCAGTCTCAACTCAAAACCTAACTGTAGCCATGTGTGGCTCATCTGTTTTCTCCTGGGCCTCTCAACTGTATGCACTCATGCCAAAGATG tCCTCACTGTACCCCAGCAGGTGAGCATGTCACCCAACAGTTATACACAGCAGCTATCCATATCCTGGCTGGGAGGAGCAGCCTCAACGTTTGACCTCATGATTCTCAGAACTGAATTCAATGAAACTGTCTTCTAT GAGACAGTGCCTGTGACTGTGAATCAGGTGAGTGGTCCGCATCAGTATAACTGGACCTCAGTTGAACCTCTGGAGTGTACatcactgtcaatcaaaatccGCTCGAGAGAAGGGCAGACAACAAGTGAATGGAGCAACACTGAGATTCTCCAAG GAAGCGATCTACCCAGCAATGAGGAATTCCAGATGTACCCCCAGGACAGAGTCGTACCTGCGGGGGCCAACACCACCTTCTGTTGCATTGTGGAGGAGGGGATGGACTTTGGTGCCATCCACTATGGCAAGGGAGTCCTGAACGTGACCCGATTGAGCAGGCGATCTTACGTCACCACAGCGATCAATCAGGGATCCACCAAACAAAGTGGAACCAACGTCATCTGTTACAACGACCTGATGGCAAAACTGATTGGAGCAGTGGTTTTTGTTGGAT ATCCACCACAGCccagtgattttgtgtgtgagaCTCGCGACTTGACCTCAGCGGTGTGCCAGTGGAATGAAGGGCGAGGCACACATTTGTATGGCAAACGAAAAACACACTACTCACTGAACAAGAG gaAATGTACTGTTTCCAACCTGCAGCAGAAGAAAGACTGTAGTGCAACCCAATGGGAGGATAAGTGGACACTGGTAGCTGTGAATCCTCTTGGCCAGTACAGTGTTACGGACTCCGCTGAAATCAGTCACAGAG TGCGACCAGTAGCACCAGATGAACTGACCTCTGTCAACCATGCCTGGAATGCCACTGTAATGTGGCAATGGAAGCACAGCATCTATTCCTCCTTGCCTCTTTTCTGCCAGGTGGAGCTTACGTCCCAGGAGGCCAAAACAACG CTCAACTTCTCTGGGGAGGGTCTGCAGTCAGTGGTTTTATCAGACCTGTATCCTGATGAGGATTACAGTGTTGAAATCCGCTGTGGTGCGCAGCAGAATTTCTGGAAGTGGGGAGACTGGAGTGAAACCTTTTCCTTCAAAACTGCCATTGATG ttccAGATGCTCCTGATGTGTGGATGTATATTAACAGGGATAACATTGGGCAGATTGTTTGGAAG CCTTTGACACATAAAGAGAGCCATGGTCAAATCACAGGTTATGAAGTGACTCTCTGGAACCCTGATGAGAATATACAGCACACAGAAACCGTTCCTCCTAACACTTTCACTGTACCAGTCAACTTCACACAGACAACTACCTTCGGCATTGACAACCAGGTCATAGCAACTGTCATTGCGAAGAACGCTGCGGGAGAATCACAGTCTGCAAGTGTAGTTTTACCTCTATGTGTGACAG ATGTGGACCTCCTTGCAGTGTCCAGGGTAGTTTATATGGACAGAGGTTTCCCTATCTTCTGGCAGAGCAATGACAATGCCACCTGTGGTTATGTGGTAGAATGGCATAATGCCCTCTGCACCCAGGACTGCCATGTGGAGTGGATCAAGGTGGCAACCGGAAACACAAATATCTCTGTTGAGTCAG CTAACTTCGAGCCAGGTGTGAGGTACAACATTTCCCTGTACAGCTGCTCCTCAGAGCTGCTGCAGCGCTGGCAGGGATACGTGCAGGAGCTGG TCCCCTCCAGCCCTGTCCGCCACCTGTCAGTCAATCAGCAGGACTCTGATGTTGTCTTGAGCTGGGAAGAGATCCCGCTAGTCGACACAAGAGGCTTCCTCCTGGGATACAACATTTACATCAGTAATGGCTCCCAGCTCACACTACTAG CCAATCTGTTGGACCTTGGAAGCAGGAGATACACAGTTAAGGGTCTCTCTAAGGACACCTATAAATTTACTGTCAAGGCCTACACCTCAGCAGGCGAGGACACAGGCGCCACTGTCTTCATATCACTGAAGCCAA CTGATTGGCTCATTCTGGAAATCTTGGCATCTCTGGGAATTACAGCCTTATTCCTGGTCATTGTCACCTTCATTTGCTACAAGAAACGGAAATG GGTGAAAACAGCGTTCTATCCAGACATACCCGAGCCTAAGCTGCCTGGTGATTGGTCGAGGACAACG gGGCCACTGGATGTGAAGCCATCTCCCCACAGTATGGTTCGTATCGTAGAAAAAAATGATTGGGATTCTAGTAAAGAGGTGCTCGTCGTCATTCCTGAAGAAGACGAGGATGAAGATGGGCAGGGGATAGGAGACGAGCCAGTTGACACAGATGAGCCGACGTCATTACGCTATTACAACCAGGTGGTAGATGAGCGACCCATAAGGCCGCGTTTCCCAGACTCCTCCGATTCCTCTGCATCTTCATTGGATTCGGCACGCACAGATGTGACTTACACGGGGATCCAGACCTCAGGGTCTTCTTTGGTCCTCCAGCTGGATTCACAGGGATCCTCTGAGGACCACCAACCCCAGGCTGATCTGTCTGTCAGCTGTGGAGATAGAGGAGGGGGTTACAGGCCACAGATGCAACCTAGAGCAACAAGTGATGACCTGAACCTAGCTTCCCCTGAGTCTTTCCCAGAGCCTCAGGTTGCCAGCGCTGGGGGCTACAAACCCCAGAGGTCCTGGCATTTGGACTCCCCTGTGGAAGCTGAGGAAAGTGGTGGCCTGGCTCCCTCTCTGGGATCCCCCACCTCTATTGCTTCCACTCAGTTCCTCCTTCCTGATGGTGGTTCAGAGGAACGTGAAGAGGAGAAACGTCAACTGTCATCATCAGCAGCAACTTGGTTCACCAACCTGCTGTCATCCACAAAACCGTGA